Proteins from a single region of Phycisphaeraceae bacterium D3-23:
- a CDS encoding chloride channel protein, with protein MARLWQQFAQHFNRLRAAAGFSPNWFLIPLAAVIGALGGLVAAGFGTGVEWISETLSTMQQRPSLWVMGTLVVLIPAAGGLIVGLIQSRLMRTGPIAGVPEVIESLAKDRGKLKGRVGASKAVTAACTLGTGGSAGIEGPIITIGATLGSKAAQWLHIKPEHYPTLIGCGAASATAGIFNAPIAGVLFVLEVILRDFSVRTFMPIVVASVFGTAVSQEFFAQLGGGHDSVAGALFQVPPEMLIDYRFVLSETPAYMALGLVCGLVGLGLAGSLRLSARLWQRVPVPDFTRPALGGLMLGAMGLLFLVLFPANATIEEHLGSHQPVFMGNGYSVIESLLNPETYHAATIGVWLLLAILLFKIVGTGLTIGSGGSGGAIAPSLFVGAAAGALFAVALQKTGYFPGATPATYALAGMAGAIAASLHCPLTAFLLVFEITQDYKVILPIMLVAIISTTTAQFLHRDSVYTDLLRRRGIRMGQVSDLSILRRIQVSDVPKTPAVLVNPDDPAQRLIDLATDFAVSDFVVVDAKEHYVGLVVGDDLRTTLVQREAIPLMIVAELMRTNLPTVQGNETLDVVLDKFAKHEVSSLPIVAPEGHVSGMVTRSRLMRQYQDELDKRG; from the coding sequence ATGGCCCGGCTCTGGCAGCAATTCGCGCAGCACTTCAACCGCCTCCGCGCCGCGGCGGGGTTCTCGCCCAACTGGTTCCTCATCCCGCTCGCCGCCGTGATCGGCGCGCTGGGCGGCCTCGTCGCGGCGGGCTTTGGTACGGGGGTCGAGTGGATCAGCGAGACGCTCTCGACCATGCAGCAGCGGCCGTCGCTGTGGGTGATGGGCACGCTGGTCGTGCTGATCCCCGCGGCCGGCGGCCTGATCGTCGGGCTGATCCAGTCGCGGCTGATGCGGACCGGGCCGATCGCCGGCGTGCCCGAGGTGATCGAGTCGCTGGCCAAAGACCGCGGTAAGCTCAAGGGCCGGGTCGGCGCGAGCAAGGCCGTGACCGCGGCGTGTACGCTGGGGACGGGCGGGTCGGCGGGGATCGAGGGGCCGATCATCACGATCGGCGCGACGCTGGGCAGCAAGGCCGCGCAGTGGCTGCACATCAAGCCCGAGCACTACCCGACGCTGATCGGCTGCGGCGCGGCCAGCGCCACGGCCGGGATCTTCAACGCCCCGATCGCCGGCGTGCTCTTCGTCCTCGAAGTCATCCTCCGCGACTTCTCCGTGCGCACCTTCATGCCCATCGTCGTTGCCAGCGTCTTCGGCACCGCCGTGTCGCAGGAGTTTTTCGCGCAGCTCGGGGGCGGGCACGACTCGGTCGCGGGCGCGCTGTTTCAGGTCCCGCCCGAGATGCTGATCGACTACCGCTTCGTACTTTCCGAGACGCCGGCGTACATGGCGCTCGGGCTGGTATGCGGGCTCGTCGGGCTCGGGCTCGCCGGGTCTTTGCGGCTGAGCGCCCGGCTGTGGCAGCGCGTGCCCGTCCCGGACTTCACCCGCCCTGCGCTGGGCGGGCTGATGCTCGGCGCGATGGGACTGCTCTTCCTCGTCCTCTTCCCCGCCAACGCGACAATCGAAGAACACCTCGGCTCCCACCAGCCCGTCTTCATGGGCAACGGCTACTCCGTTATCGAGTCGCTGCTCAACCCCGAGACCTACCACGCCGCGACGATCGGTGTCTGGCTCCTGCTCGCGATCCTGCTCTTCAAGATCGTCGGCACGGGGCTCACGATCGGGTCGGGCGGGTCGGGCGGCGCGATCGCGCCCAGCTTGTTTGTCGGCGCCGCGGCCGGCGCGCTCTTCGCCGTCGCGCTCCAGAAGACCGGCTACTTCCCGGGCGCGACCCCCGCGACCTACGCGCTGGCGGGCATGGCCGGCGCGATCGCCGCCTCGCTGCACTGCCCGCTCACCGCCTTCCTCCTCGTCTTCGAGATCACGCAGGACTACAAGGTCATCCTCCCCATCATGCTCGTCGCCATCATCTCAACAACCACCGCCCAGTTCCTCCACCGCGACTCGGTCTACACCGACCTGCTGCGCCGCCGCGGCATCCGGATGGGGCAGGTCTCCGACCTCTCGATCCTCCGCCGGATCCAGGTCAGCGACGTGCCCAAGACCCCCGCCGTGCTCGTCAACCCCGACGACCCGGCGCAGCGTCTCATCGACCTCGCCACCGACTTCGCCGTGTCCGACTTCGTCGTCGTCGATGCCAAGGAGCACTACGTCGGGCTCGTCGTCGGCGACGACCTGCGCACGACGCTCGTGCAGCGCGAGGCCATCCCGCTCATGATCGTCGCCGAGCTCATGCGCACCAACCTCCCCACCGTGCAGGGCAACGAGACGCTCGACGTCGTGCTCGACAAGTTCGCCAAGCACGAGGTCTCGTCCCTGCCCATCGTCGCGCCCGAGGGCCACGTCTCGGGCATGGTCACCCGGTCGCGGCTGATGCGGCAGTATCAGGACGAGTTGGACAAACGTGGGTAG
- the guaB gene encoding IMP dehydrogenase yields MEAKIISDGITFDDVLLLPALSDVVPNSADTSTQLTRNIRLNIPLLSAPMDTVTESALAIALAQAGGLGFIHKNLSIEDQVREVTKVKRSANGIISDPLTLAPDVKAGEVRQLMAEQHISGVPITDDGSRNGKVVGIITRRDMMFLDGDDRPIHEVMTGERLVTAPPGTTLEQAERILNQNKVEKLMLVDDAMRLQGLITMRDITKLTQFPLACRDDRGRLRVGAAVGVHQIDRVDALINAEVDVIVIDSAHGHSANVMDSVRAVKARYDIDVIAGNVATEEGARDLIEAGADAIKVGIGPGSICTTRVVSGVGVPQITAVFNACRAADKAGIPVIADGGIRLSGDITKALAAGASVVMLGSLFAGLDESPGELIIHMGRRYKQYRGMGSQGAMLAGSADRYSQKGISTKDKLVPEGVEGRVPYRGPLAEYVYQMVGGIKAGMGYCGTPTIKALRSDARFVRISGASLAESHPHDIHITRESPNYSVEVSSGE; encoded by the coding sequence ATGGAAGCGAAAATCATCAGCGATGGCATCACCTTCGACGACGTGCTGCTCCTCCCCGCACTCAGCGATGTCGTGCCCAACTCGGCCGACACCAGCACGCAGCTCACCCGCAACATCCGGCTCAATATCCCGCTGCTCTCGGCGCCGATGGATACCGTCACCGAGTCCGCGCTGGCGATCGCACTCGCCCAGGCCGGCGGGCTCGGGTTCATCCACAAGAACCTCTCCATCGAAGACCAGGTCCGCGAAGTCACCAAGGTCAAGCGCTCGGCCAACGGCATCATCAGCGACCCGCTCACCCTCGCCCCCGACGTCAAGGCCGGCGAGGTCCGGCAGCTCATGGCCGAGCAGCACATCTCCGGGGTCCCGATCACCGACGACGGCAGCCGCAACGGCAAGGTCGTCGGCATCATCACCCGACGCGACATGATGTTCCTCGACGGCGACGACCGCCCGATCCACGAGGTCATGACTGGCGAACGACTCGTCACCGCGCCGCCCGGCACGACCCTCGAACAGGCCGAACGCATCCTCAACCAGAACAAGGTCGAGAAGCTGATGCTCGTCGATGACGCGATGCGGCTCCAGGGCCTCATCACGATGCGCGACATCACCAAGCTCACACAGTTCCCCCTGGCCTGCCGGGACGACCGCGGCCGGCTGCGCGTCGGCGCAGCCGTCGGGGTTCACCAGATCGATCGGGTCGATGCGCTCATCAACGCCGAGGTCGACGTCATCGTCATCGACAGCGCGCACGGCCACAGCGCGAACGTCATGGACTCCGTCCGAGCCGTCAAGGCCCGCTACGACATCGACGTCATCGCCGGCAACGTCGCGACCGAAGAGGGCGCACGCGACCTCATCGAGGCCGGGGCCGACGCCATCAAGGTCGGGATCGGCCCGGGGTCGATCTGCACGACCCGCGTCGTGTCGGGCGTCGGCGTGCCGCAGATCACGGCCGTGTTCAACGCCTGCCGCGCCGCCGACAAGGCCGGCATCCCCGTCATCGCCGACGGCGGGATCCGGCTCAGCGGCGATATCACCAAGGCCCTCGCCGCCGGGGCGAGCGTCGTGATGCTCGGATCGCTCTTCGCCGGGCTCGACGAATCGCCGGGCGAGCTCATTATCCATATGGGCCGACGCTACAAGCAATACCGCGGCATGGGAAGCCAGGGCGCGATGCTCGCGGGCTCGGCCGACCGCTATTCGCAAAAAGGCATTAGCACAAAAGATAAACTTGTCCCCGAGGGCGTCGAGGGCCGTGTGCCTTACCGCGGGCCGTTAGCCGAATACGTCTATCAGATGGTCGGCGGCATCAAGGCCGGCATGGGCTATTGCGGCACGCCGACGATCAAGGCCCTGCGAAGCGATGCGCGTTTTGTCCGGATCTCCGGTGCCTCGCTCGCCGAAAGCCACCCCCACGACATCCACATCACCCGCGAAAGCCCGAACTATTCCGTCGAAGTCAGCAGCGGCGAGTAG
- a CDS encoding ThuA domain-containing protein: protein MVRPAFFLILALSLMACTTAPTHAQDAEPESDLWVTYEGAADLPGSGKHVVLISGDDEYRSEEALPQLGKILATQHGFTCTVLFAIHPDTGFIQPDYQKNIPGLEHLDDADLVVMALRFRDLPDEQMAHIDAYLQRGGPIIGMRTSTHAFNIRSSDTYKHYTFNFGDGAWNGGFGRFILGETWINHHGHHKHESTRGILTPGSEDHPIVRGIEEGSIWGPSDVYGVRLPQPEGCAPVVLGAVLTGMSPDDEVVDGPKNFPMMPIAWTKPYQLDGGEAGTAFTTTMGAATDLEAEGTRRMIVNAAYWLLDMADDIPEGGTSVDLVGDFDPSQYGFGAAQPGRDGYVTGRVPSDYAMAE, encoded by the coding sequence ATGGTCCGCCCCGCCTTCTTCCTCATCCTCGCGCTGTCACTCATGGCCTGCACCACCGCACCAACCCACGCCCAGGACGCCGAGCCCGAGAGCGATCTCTGGGTCACCTACGAGGGTGCTGCCGACCTCCCCGGCAGCGGCAAACACGTCGTCCTCATCAGTGGCGACGACGAGTACCGCTCCGAAGAGGCCCTGCCCCAACTGGGCAAGATCCTCGCGACGCAGCACGGCTTCACCTGCACCGTCCTCTTCGCCATCCACCCCGACACCGGCTTCATCCAGCCCGACTACCAGAAGAACATCCCCGGCCTCGAACACCTCGATGACGCCGACCTCGTCGTCATGGCCCTGCGCTTCCGCGACCTGCCCGATGAGCAGATGGCGCACATCGACGCCTACCTCCAGCGCGGCGGGCCGATCATCGGCATGCGCACCTCGACCCACGCCTTCAACATCCGCAGCAGCGACACGTACAAGCACTACACCTTCAACTTCGGCGACGGCGCTTGGAACGGCGGGTTCGGCCGATTCATCTTGGGCGAGACCTGGATCAACCACCACGGCCACCACAAACACGAAAGCACGCGCGGCATCCTCACACCCGGGAGCGAAGACCATCCGATCGTTCGCGGTATCGAAGAAGGCAGCATCTGGGGGCCCAGCGATGTGTACGGCGTCCGCCTGCCCCAGCCCGAGGGCTGCGCGCCTGTCGTGCTTGGCGCAGTGCTCACGGGCATGTCGCCCGACGATGAGGTGGTGGATGGCCCCAAGAACTTCCCGATGATGCCCATCGCGTGGACCAAGCCCTACCAGCTCGACGGCGGCGAAGCAGGCACAGCGTTTACGACGACCATGGGCGCGGCGACCGACCTCGAAGCCGAGGGCACCCGGCGGATGATCGTCAACGCCGCGTACTGGCTGCTCGACATGGCGGACGACATCCCCGAGGGCGGCACGAGCGTCGACCTCGTCGGCGACTTCGACCCAAGCCAATACGGCTTCGGCGCCGCCCAGCCCGGCCGCGACGGCTACGTCACCGGCCGCGTCCCCAGCGACTACGCGATGGCGGAGTAG
- a CDS encoding DUF1588 domain-containing protein: MKKQTLATRATATALGVLWFALPPLLAGPVDDGGATTPRGRVDAAVRGGPDFAGDIVPFLEMHCVRCHGGEVQKARFTVHDIAEDDLERWEKIAEMVSLEDMPPPDEPQPTRDARDAFVGWIEARLSDAGRGESEHRMQLPSYGNRLKHDDLFSGEHTGPAFSYARLWRMSQPIYDELSRRFRASRAPGGQDGGPIDALTALDGEGFEDFAMLPADDAVLRTLMLNYRELVVTMTQGTVVRESNERDRRRAEFRDLALLQEEPPSPDALDAAFGQAVDEAFEVLLLRSPTEGEAGRYGRLLRESVAVSDPLRGFQNMLMAVLMSPEFLFRMELGMGERLEDGRRMLGPRELAYAISFAVSDAPPDRALLEAIAQGHLSTRDDVEREVRRLLFVHDDRRNWDYPMEHRWGEWRADNPRLLRFFQEFFGYTNAEFVFKDHARNHAHRPRHLIRDADLLVLNTLRDDRAVLETLLTTDRYMVAYLPPQLVEGALVRVYTDARRHPDRSNAATLAQGRVPILGRYPGVAVSSYNLDHVTWDYPIDQPFPVANRVGMLTHPAWLIAWSGNFDNDPIRRGKWIREHLLADVVPELPIGVDAKLPEDAHRTLRQRMVVTQEAECWRCHRQMNPLGMAFESYDDFGRHRDDILLGDVQAYRDALHRYDNQMRDRRRDLAKWTAMDAEGRAAYIGECEARIAERDAPDPADPDYEHLQHDYENHVARWSRERDYWAGVTDVRRDEMLAEIARRIDELVAPVPETQPVDASGVLTGTGDPQLDGPYEDVHDLMHRLARSDRVRQSFIRHVFRYWMGRNEMLSDSPTLMAMDRTYVETGGSFKEVLVTLMTSDSFLYRRDKE, encoded by the coding sequence ATGAAGAAACAGACCCTTGCAACCCGTGCGACCGCGACGGCCTTGGGGGTGTTGTGGTTCGCGCTCCCGCCGCTGCTGGCGGGGCCGGTGGACGACGGCGGAGCGACTACGCCGCGTGGGCGTGTCGACGCGGCCGTGCGTGGCGGGCCGGACTTTGCGGGCGACATCGTCCCGTTCCTGGAGATGCACTGCGTGCGCTGCCACGGCGGCGAGGTGCAGAAGGCGCGCTTTACAGTCCATGACATCGCCGAGGACGACCTCGAGCGGTGGGAGAAGATCGCGGAGATGGTGTCGCTGGAGGATATGCCCCCGCCCGATGAGCCCCAGCCGACGCGCGACGCGCGCGACGCGTTCGTCGGTTGGATCGAAGCACGGCTCAGCGATGCGGGACGCGGCGAGTCCGAGCACCGCATGCAGCTGCCCAGCTACGGCAACCGATTGAAACACGACGACCTGTTCAGCGGCGAGCACACGGGCCCGGCGTTTTCGTATGCGCGCTTGTGGCGCATGAGCCAGCCGATCTACGACGAGCTCTCACGCAGGTTCCGCGCGTCCCGCGCGCCCGGCGGGCAGGACGGAGGGCCGATCGATGCGCTGACCGCGCTCGACGGCGAAGGGTTCGAAGACTTCGCGATGCTCCCGGCCGACGACGCGGTGCTGCGCACGCTGATGCTCAACTACCGCGAGTTGGTCGTGACAATGACCCAGGGCACGGTCGTACGCGAGTCGAACGAGCGCGACCGTCGTCGCGCCGAATTCCGCGATCTGGCACTGCTCCAGGAAGAACCACCAAGCCCCGATGCGCTTGACGCGGCGTTTGGGCAGGCGGTCGACGAGGCGTTTGAGGTTTTGCTGCTGCGTTCGCCGACGGAGGGAGAAGCGGGGCGGTACGGCCGGCTGCTGCGTGAGTCGGTCGCGGTGTCCGACCCGTTGCGCGGGTTCCAGAACATGCTGATGGCGGTCCTGATGTCGCCCGAGTTCCTGTTCCGCATGGAGCTTGGCATGGGCGAACGGCTTGAGGACGGGCGGCGGATGCTCGGCCCGCGCGAGCTGGCGTACGCGATCTCGTTTGCGGTGAGCGATGCGCCGCCGGACCGCGCGCTGTTGGAGGCGATCGCACAAGGCCATCTCTCGACGCGGGATGATGTCGAGCGCGAGGTCCGTCGGCTGCTGTTTGTCCACGACGACCGCCGCAACTGGGACTACCCGATGGAGCATCGCTGGGGCGAGTGGCGGGCGGACAATCCGCGTTTGCTTCGGTTTTTCCAAGAGTTTTTTGGCTATACGAACGCCGAGTTCGTGTTCAAGGACCACGCACGAAACCACGCCCATCGGCCGCGCCACCTGATCCGGGATGCGGACTTGCTCGTGCTCAACACGCTGCGCGACGACCGCGCGGTGCTCGAAACTTTGCTGACGACCGACCGGTACATGGTCGCCTACCTCCCGCCGCAACTGGTTGAGGGCGCGTTGGTGCGTGTCTATACCGACGCCCGCCGACACCCCGACCGTAGCAACGCGGCCACGCTCGCCCAAGGCCGAGTGCCGATCCTCGGGCGCTACCCCGGCGTCGCGGTCTCTTCGTACAACCTCGACCACGTGACGTGGGACTACCCGATCGACCAGCCCTTCCCGGTCGCCAACCGCGTGGGGATGCTGACGCACCCGGCCTGGCTCATCGCGTGGTCGGGCAACTTCGATAACGACCCGATCCGCCGGGGCAAGTGGATTCGCGAGCACCTCTTGGCCGACGTCGTGCCCGAGCTGCCGATCGGGGTGGACGCGAAGCTGCCCGAGGATGCGCACCGCACGCTGCGCCAGCGCATGGTCGTGACACAAGAGGCCGAGTGTTGGCGCTGCCACCGGCAGATGAACCCGTTGGGGATGGCTTTCGAGTCGTACGACGATTTTGGCCGACACCGCGATGACATCCTGCTCGGTGATGTGCAGGCGTACCGCGATGCGCTTCACCGCTACGACAACCAGATGCGAGACCGGCGTCGGGACCTGGCGAAGTGGACGGCGATGGACGCCGAGGGGCGGGCCGCATATATCGGCGAATGTGAAGCCAGGATCGCCGAGCGCGATGCGCCCGACCCGGCGGACCCCGACTACGAACACCTGCAACACGACTACGAAAACCATGTCGCCCGCTGGAGCCGTGAGCGCGACTACTGGGCCGGCGTGACCGATGTGCGGCGTGACGAGATGCTCGCGGAAATCGCGCGCCGGATCGACGAGCTGGTCGCGCCCGTCCCCGAGACCCAGCCGGTTGATGCGTCGGGCGTGCTGACGGGCACAGGCGATCCGCAACTCGATGGGCCTTATGAAGACGTCCACGACCTGATGCACCGGCTCGCGCGCAGCGACCGGGTGCGCCAGTCGTTCATCCGCCACGTCTTCCGCTACTGGATGGGGCGCAACGAGATGCTCAGCGACTCGCCGACGCTGATGGCGATGGACCGCACGTACGTCGAGACCGGCGGGAGCTTCAAGGAAGTGCTCGTCACGCTGATGACTTCCGACTCGTTCCTCTACCGTCGGGACAAGGAGTAG
- a CDS encoding NAD+ synthase, producing MKLALAQINPTVGDIAGNAELIRDSLFTARERGASLAVFPELAIIGYPPKDLLLKPAVVAECVAAVDQLAAECRGIAAVIGLPLPSEHERGRTLYNAAALCVEGAVAGYHRKHLLPTYDVFDERRYFEPGPRVDLADFAGIKLGISICEDLWNEEHAVSRQLYHDNPIDELAQLGAQLFVNCSASPYVIRKHAFRLKLMSRVAKRHALPLVYCNQVGGNDELVFDGNSCVFDARGQVLAHAKDFEPDLLVVEVPTGDEANSAGGGALGASEVSRIESPREGLASVYAALVLGLSDYCRKCSFKQVVMGLSGGIDSAVSCAIAVAALGAENVRGFGMPSRYSSGGSVTDARLLAENLDVAFDVIPIEPAHGAMEAMLADLFAGLPEDVTEENIQARVRGNILMALSNKLGAMLVTTGNKSELAVGYCTLYGDMCGGFSVLSDVPKTMVYDLAKWMNTPDCTLYKQFDGPVIPLDTITKPPSAELRPDQTDQDSLPAYEVLDEIIERYIEREQTARQIIAQMDCDAETILRITRLIDLNEYKRKQAAPGLKITGRAFGFGRRMPIAQGYDNQRGLDGVATANVPARRRGGDG from the coding sequence ATGAAACTTGCACTCGCCCAAATCAACCCGACGGTGGGGGATATCGCCGGCAACGCGGAGTTGATCCGCGATTCACTTTTCACCGCCCGTGAGCGGGGTGCCTCGCTCGCGGTGTTCCCAGAGCTGGCGATTATCGGCTACCCGCCCAAGGACCTGCTGCTCAAGCCGGCCGTGGTCGCCGAGTGCGTCGCGGCGGTCGATCAGCTCGCCGCGGAGTGCCGGGGCATCGCGGCGGTTATCGGTCTGCCCCTGCCTTCGGAGCACGAGCGCGGCCGAACCCTCTACAACGCCGCGGCGCTGTGCGTCGAGGGTGCCGTCGCGGGCTACCACCGCAAGCACCTGCTGCCGACCTACGACGTGTTTGACGAGCGGCGGTATTTCGAGCCGGGCCCGCGCGTCGACCTCGCAGACTTTGCCGGCATCAAGCTCGGGATCAGCATCTGCGAAGACCTGTGGAACGAAGAGCACGCGGTCTCGCGTCAGCTCTACCACGATAACCCGATCGACGAGCTCGCCCAGCTCGGGGCGCAGCTCTTTGTGAACTGCTCCGCGTCGCCTTACGTCATCCGCAAGCACGCGTTCCGGCTGAAGCTGATGAGCCGGGTCGCCAAACGCCACGCACTCCCGCTGGTCTACTGCAACCAGGTCGGCGGCAACGACGAGCTCGTGTTCGACGGCAACTCGTGTGTGTTCGATGCGCGGGGACAGGTGCTGGCGCACGCCAAAGACTTTGAGCCCGACCTGCTGGTCGTCGAGGTCCCGACCGGGGACGAGGCGAACAGCGCGGGCGGGGGCGCGCTCGGCGCGTCCGAGGTGTCGCGCATCGAGTCGCCGCGCGAGGGGCTGGCGTCGGTGTACGCGGCGCTGGTGCTCGGCTTGAGCGACTACTGCCGCAAGTGCAGTTTCAAGCAGGTGGTGATGGGGCTGTCGGGCGGGATCGACTCGGCCGTGTCTTGCGCGATCGCGGTCGCGGCGCTTGGGGCGGAGAATGTGCGCGGGTTCGGTATGCCGTCGCGCTACTCGAGCGGGGGGAGTGTGACGGACGCGCGGCTGCTCGCCGAGAACCTCGACGTCGCGTTCGATGTGATCCCGATCGAGCCGGCCCACGGCGCGATGGAAGCGATGCTCGCGGACTTGTTTGCCGGCCTACCGGAAGATGTCACCGAGGAAAACATCCAGGCACGCGTGCGTGGCAACATCCTGATGGCGCTGAGCAACAAGCTGGGCGCGATGCTCGTGACGACCGGCAACAAGAGCGAACTGGCGGTGGGCTACTGCACGCTCTACGGCGATATGTGCGGCGGATTCTCCGTGCTCTCCGACGTGCCCAAGACGATGGTGTATGACCTCGCGAAATGGATGAACACGCCGGATTGCACGCTATACAAGCAGTTTGACGGCCCCGTCATCCCGCTCGATACGATCACTAAGCCGCCCAGCGCGGAACTTCGGCCCGACCAGACCGACCAGGACTCATTGCCGGCGTATGAAGTCCTCGATGAGATCATCGAGCGCTACATCGAGCGCGAGCAGACCGCTCGTCAGATCATCGCGCAGATGGACTGCGACGCCGAGACCATTCTGCGGATCACGCGGCTGATTGATCTGAACGAATACAAACGCAAGCAGGCCGCGCCGGGCCTGAAGATCACAGGCCGGGCGTTCGGGTTTGGGCGCCGGATGCCGATCGCGCAGGGCTACGACAACCAGCGGGGGTTGGATGGGGTTGCGACTGCGAATGTGCCTGCGCGTCGCCGCGGCGGCGACGGCTAA
- a CDS encoding YihY family inner membrane protein: MKWFHRLKLELRIALTRPRTNLTRGQRFVRYCMDLALHARNELREDAATTMAAALTYRTIFGLVPVLVMTLIVFRAFGGFDDNAQNGLRDMVYSVLEIERPDPTPTDDPAEDAKLQLNVDDFPEMFRPLVEEAIAKSIQESPLAAAGRAEIELQQRIDNILGDLSSRAANIDMSKIGVVGMLILIWAALGLIVTIEKNFNVIFKAPQGRPWHVRIPIYWAVITLGPVLVWASFYFSNRLIEYSAELQYVGGLFAWLNRFAALLVTWLLFVLMFKLLPNARVKMRPAMIGAMVSALAWEGMKAALRWYIDNAVVGSTQSALYGSLALIPIMLLWTYITWLIILAGLEVTHILQTLPAQRLGLARATLLPDNAAQTPLRDPWLVIPVLSAIAEAFHQGQTVSVNEIAERLDATMKEVGRVTRELTRRGLLHHLPDEDGPDRLSLAMPPDKIRIADLIDTTHDAAGDDMPGHALLQQLADAQNQALADATLEGASARRRGGDG; encoded by the coding sequence ATGAAGTGGTTCCACCGACTCAAACTCGAGCTCCGCATCGCGCTCACTCGCCCGCGCACCAACCTCACGCGCGGCCAGCGCTTCGTCCGCTACTGCATGGACCTCGCCCTCCACGCACGCAACGAGCTCCGTGAGGACGCGGCCACCACCATGGCCGCCGCACTCACCTACCGCACGATCTTCGGCCTCGTCCCCGTCCTCGTCATGACACTCATCGTCTTCCGCGCTTTTGGCGGGTTCGACGACAACGCTCAGAACGGGCTCCGCGACATGGTCTACAGCGTCCTCGAAATCGAGCGTCCCGACCCCACCCCCACCGACGACCCCGCCGAAGACGCCAAGCTCCAGCTCAACGTCGACGACTTCCCCGAGATGTTCCGCCCGCTGGTCGAGGAAGCGATCGCCAAGAGTATCCAGGAAAGCCCCTTGGCCGCTGCGGGCCGCGCAGAGATCGAGCTCCAGCAACGTATCGACAACATCCTGGGTGACCTGTCGAGCCGGGCCGCGAATATCGACATGAGCAAGATCGGTGTGGTCGGCATGCTCATCCTGATCTGGGCGGCACTCGGCCTCATCGTGACGATCGAGAAGAACTTCAACGTCATCTTCAAGGCCCCGCAGGGCCGGCCCTGGCACGTGCGCATCCCGATCTACTGGGCCGTCATCACGCTGGGCCCCGTGCTGGTCTGGGCGAGCTTCTACTTCTCCAACCGGCTGATCGAGTATTCCGCCGAGCTCCAATACGTCGGCGGGCTGTTCGCATGGCTCAACCGCTTCGCCGCCCTGCTCGTGACCTGGCTGCTGTTCGTCCTCATGTTCAAGCTCCTGCCCAATGCACGGGTCAAGATGCGGCCGGCCATGATCGGGGCGATGGTGTCCGCGCTCGCCTGGGAAGGCATGAAGGCCGCGCTGCGCTGGTACATCGATAACGCCGTCGTCGGCTCGACCCAGTCCGCGCTCTACGGCTCGCTCGCGCTGATCCCCATCATGCTCCTGTGGACCTACATCACCTGGCTCATCATCCTCGCCGGGCTCGAAGTCACCCACATCCTCCAGACCCTGCCCGCCCAGCGGCTCGGGCTGGCCCGGGCGACGCTGCTTCCGGACAACGCCGCACAGACGCCGCTGCGCGACCCCTGGCTCGTGATCCCGGTCCTCAGCGCGATCGCCGAGGCCTTCCACCAAGGGCAAACCGTTTCCGTCAACGAGATCGCCGAACGCCTCGACGCCACCATGAAAGAGGTCGGCCGGGTCACCCGGGAACTCACACGTCGCGGCCTGCTCCACCACCTGCCCGACGAAGATGGGCCCGACCGGCTGTCGCTCGCGATGCCGCCGGACAAGATCCGCATCGCCGACCTCATCGACACGACGCATGACGCCGCGGGCGACGACATGCCCGGCCACGCGCTGCTGCAACAACTCGCCGACGCGCAGAACCAGGCGCTCGCCGACGCGACGCTGGAAGGTGCGTCTGCGCGTCGCCGCGGCGGCGATGGCTAA
- the rnpA gene encoding ribonuclease P protein component, with amino-acid sequence MVSSYDVALAVAAAPPRRRVAKPSERIITSPKPETPDPKPETRKRFKFTHAHRLHGDRAFQQVFANKLRKNAGPLAVLALPNGQPHHRLGLSVSRRVGNAVKRHRIKRMLREAFRIHHHDWPGRYDLVIVVYPHDTLKLDIYAEHLAEALRQLHHVAEKRATREGSKG; translated from the coding sequence ATGGTTTCAAGCTACGATGTCGCGTTAGCCGTCGCCGCCGCGCCGCCGCGCAGGCGCGTTGCAAAACCCAGCGAGCGTATCATCACCAGCCCGAAACCCGAAACCCCCGACCCGAAACCCGAAACGCGAAAGCGTTTCAAGTTCACCCACGCGCACCGCCTGCACGGCGACCGCGCGTTCCAACAGGTCTTCGCCAACAAACTCCGCAAAAACGCCGGGCCCCTCGCCGTCCTCGCGCTGCCCAACGGCCAGCCCCACCACCGCCTCGGGCTCAGCGTGTCGCGTCGGGTCGGTAATGCCGTCAAACGCCACCGCATCAAGCGCATGCTCCGCGAGGCGTTCCGTATCCACCACCACGACTGGCCAGGCCGATACGACCTCGTCATCGTCGTCTACCCACACGACACGCTGAAGCTGGACATTTATGCAGAACACCTCGCAGAAGCACTCCGGCAGCTCCACCACGTCGCAGAGAAACGCGCGACGCGCGAGGGGTCTAAGGGCTAA